The proteins below come from a single Bryobacter aggregatus MPL3 genomic window:
- a CDS encoding sensor histidine kinase, with the protein MHLTLFQLAEFRHRVRSDLNQILGYAELLSIDGQAEMPPSCIAFLNDLQNATRRILHTSQWLFNGDVSDEATLRASALESMGGILRDMEHCIGALLNELPPAHLSDLQRIQSAFIGLRSSFDQPVIESLHVSRGIARTIDVDEPYSATVPTDLRIQGRLLVVDDSEANRQLLDRQLMEFGLDVEMVETGEAALEAMERQQFDCVLLDMMLPGMDGPTVLKAIRGQPDWIGVPVVMLSALDELSEAARCIDFGATDYIIRPTERSFLRAKLHSAIRQKYLYEDCQKLGRVLEVKNEELKRFVMVASHDLQAPLRTIETNLRAIQNSFPESEGETSSVLAADCLSRCHRMSSIVQDLLVYARLGQVEPFIEVIELDWVLSEAMANLQEAIESTNAQIVAGSLPCVEADFKQMLYLFQNLIGNAIKYAGMASPQILIESEERADSWLLAIRDNGIGIEEDQWQRIFEPFHRLHGDSIPGSGLGLAIAQRAVEQAGGKIWVNSVRGAGSTFLFTLPKL; encoded by the coding sequence ATGCATCTGACCTTATTCCAGCTTGCCGAGTTCCGGCACCGTGTTCGATCAGACCTGAACCAGATCCTTGGCTATGCGGAGCTTTTGAGCATCGATGGCCAGGCGGAAATGCCTCCGTCCTGTATCGCATTTCTGAACGATTTGCAAAATGCCACCCGGCGGATTCTGCATACGTCGCAATGGCTATTCAATGGCGATGTCTCTGATGAGGCGACCCTACGCGCGAGCGCCCTCGAATCGATGGGGGGAATCTTGCGCGACATGGAGCATTGCATCGGCGCGCTGTTGAATGAGTTGCCCCCTGCACATCTGTCCGATCTCCAGCGGATCCAGTCTGCCTTCATTGGGCTCCGTTCGTCTTTTGACCAGCCGGTGATTGAGTCTCTGCATGTCAGCCGCGGGATAGCGAGGACGATCGATGTGGATGAACCGTATTCGGCTACGGTCCCGACGGATCTGCGGATCCAGGGGAGACTGTTGGTGGTTGATGATAGTGAGGCGAATCGGCAACTCCTCGATCGGCAACTGATGGAGTTTGGGTTGGATGTCGAGATGGTGGAAACGGGCGAGGCAGCGCTCGAGGCGATGGAGCGGCAGCAGTTCGATTGCGTGCTGCTCGACATGATGCTTCCCGGAATGGATGGCCCCACGGTCTTAAAAGCGATCCGCGGGCAGCCGGATTGGATTGGGGTACCGGTGGTGATGTTATCAGCTTTGGATGAACTCTCCGAGGCCGCCCGCTGCATCGACTTTGGCGCCACGGATTACATCATTCGTCCAACGGAACGGAGCTTTCTCCGCGCCAAGCTGCATTCGGCAATCCGCCAAAAGTATCTCTATGAGGATTGCCAGAAACTCGGGCGCGTTCTCGAGGTGAAGAATGAAGAGTTGAAACGCTTTGTGATGGTCGCCTCGCATGATTTGCAGGCGCCTTTGCGCACCATTGAGACGAATCTGCGCGCGATCCAAAATTCCTTTCCGGAAAGCGAAGGGGAGACTTCGAGTGTGCTGGCCGCAGACTGTCTCTCACGTTGCCACCGCATGAGCTCAATTGTCCAGGATTTGCTCGTCTATGCCCGGCTGGGGCAAGTGGAACCCTTCATTGAGGTGATCGAACTGGATTGGGTGCTCTCCGAGGCGATGGCAAATCTGCAGGAAGCCATCGAGTCTACCAATGCGCAAATTGTTGCAGGCTCTTTGCCGTGTGTCGAGGCAGACTTCAAGCAGATGTTGTATCTGTTTCAAAACCTGATCGGGAATGCGATCAAGTATGCCGGCATGGCCTCCCCGCAGATTCTCATTGAATCTGAAGAACGGGCCGACTCCTGGTTGCTTGCGATTCGAGACAACGGAATTGGGATTGAAGAAGACCAGTGGCAGCGGATCTTTGAACCCTTCCATCGCTTGCATGGAGATTCCATTCCAGGCAGTGGACTCGGGCTGGCCATTGCTCAAAGAGCCGTCGAGCAGGCGGGCGGTAAAATCTGGGTCAATTCTGTCCGCGGCGCCGGCTCGACTTTTCTGTTTACCTTACCGAAGCTTTAG
- a CDS encoding CsbD family protein: MNTEQLRGDWEQLKGKIKQQWGHLTEDDLTVAQGKAEELAGKVQERYGIAKEEATRQVNDFLKKHQS, from the coding sequence ATGAACACTGAACAACTCCGCGGAGATTGGGAACAACTCAAAGGAAAGATTAAGCAACAATGGGGACATTTGACCGAAGACGACCTAACCGTAGCCCAAGGGAAGGCGGAAGAACTTGCTGGAAAAGTGCAAGAACGCTACGGAATCGCGAAAGAAGAAGCAACGCGCCAGGTCAATGATTTCTTGAAGAAACATCAATCTTAG
- a CDS encoding OmpA family protein, protein MAFAQAPNPTQTNIPDTADGPYPVFRVTAVSRSVKAINYHHRNGSTVLGFAGTSYAPKAKGEARVESKTGATKVDVNFDKLPPPQVFGNEYLTYVLWAITPEGRATNMGEVYLDGEKAKLMATTELQAFGMIVTAEPYYAVTQPSDMVILENVIVNKNSGSTSGTIGPIETKFELLQKGSYNAYLPKADRNLTKDDRSDSPLDLKEARFALAIASTLGARQYANDTMKKADVELLNAESFWKSTKDKKKVQTLARNVTQLAEDARLITVRLRNEEEAENQRKAQEARVAAANAEAESQTALRQQADAQKLRADQERERARLAEAQATAAALAAKNDALEQQREAEAARQRAEVAKAEAERARLSVIESQKQLEEQRVAAMLERQKLEAEQLRMKALADAAEAGRLKAEMEKQQLRDELRRQFNLILETRDTARGLIVNMSDVLFDTGKYTLRPAAREKLSKISGIVLAHPGLKLEVEGHTDSVGSEEMNQVLSEKRASGVRDYLIKQGLNESSVTSKGFGKTMPVADNATAAGRQQNRRVEMVVSGAIIERTSTATPTQN, encoded by the coding sequence ATGGCATTTGCTCAAGCCCCGAACCCAACCCAAACCAACATTCCAGATACGGCGGACGGGCCCTACCCCGTCTTCCGTGTCACGGCGGTGAGCCGGAGTGTCAAGGCGATCAATTATCATCACCGTAACGGTTCTACTGTGCTCGGCTTTGCCGGCACCAGCTATGCGCCCAAAGCGAAGGGCGAGGCTCGGGTCGAATCCAAGACGGGGGCGACAAAAGTGGATGTCAACTTCGACAAATTGCCGCCGCCCCAGGTATTTGGCAACGAATATTTGACCTATGTCCTTTGGGCGATCACGCCGGAAGGCCGGGCGACGAACATGGGCGAGGTCTATCTCGATGGTGAGAAGGCCAAGCTGATGGCGACGACCGAACTCCAGGCTTTCGGCATGATTGTGACCGCGGAGCCTTATTATGCCGTGACACAACCGAGTGACATGGTCATTTTGGAGAACGTAATCGTCAATAAGAACTCCGGCTCCACGTCCGGCACCATCGGGCCGATCGAGACGAAGTTTGAGTTGCTCCAGAAAGGATCCTACAATGCGTATCTGCCCAAGGCGGACCGCAACCTGACCAAGGATGATCGTTCCGATTCTCCGCTCGACCTGAAGGAGGCACGCTTTGCACTCGCCATCGCCAGCACGCTAGGTGCCCGGCAATATGCAAACGACACGATGAAGAAGGCCGATGTGGAGTTGCTCAATGCGGAGTCCTTCTGGAAGTCCACCAAAGATAAGAAAAAGGTGCAGACTCTGGCACGCAACGTCACCCAACTGGCCGAGGATGCCCGTCTGATTACGGTCAGACTTCGGAATGAAGAAGAGGCGGAAAATCAGCGGAAGGCTCAGGAAGCCCGTGTGGCGGCTGCAAATGCGGAAGCGGAGAGCCAGACGGCGCTGCGCCAGCAGGCTGATGCACAGAAGTTGCGTGCAGACCAGGAACGGGAACGGGCTCGTCTGGCGGAGGCCCAAGCCACTGCCGCAGCCCTCGCCGCCAAGAACGATGCGCTCGAGCAGCAGCGCGAAGCGGAAGCGGCACGGCAACGTGCCGAAGTGGCGAAGGCGGAAGCGGAGCGTGCGCGGTTGAGTGTGATCGAGAGCCAAAAGCAGCTCGAAGAACAGCGTGTTGCGGCGATGCTCGAACGCCAGAAGCTGGAGGCAGAGCAACTGCGGATGAAGGCCCTGGCGGATGCCGCGGAAGCCGGCCGCTTGAAGGCGGAAATGGAGAAGCAGCAACTGCGGGACGAACTTCGCCGTCAATTTAATCTGATTCTTGAAACTCGCGATACGGCACGGGGTTTAATCGTCAATATGTCGGATGTTCTTTTTGATACGGGCAAATACACGCTCCGTCCCGCCGCCCGCGAGAAGTTGTCCAAGATCTCTGGCATCGTGCTGGCCCATCCAGGGCTGAAGCTCGAAGTCGAAGGCCATACGGACTCCGTCGGCAGTGAGGAGATGAATCAGGTGCTGAGCGAAAAACGCGCGAGCGGCGTTCGCGACTATCTGATCAAGCAGGGGCTCAACGAGTCTTCGGTCACCTCGAAGGGTTTCGGGAAGACCATGCCGGTAGCAGACAATGCAACCGCGGCGGGCCGGCAGCAGAATCGCCGGGTGGAGATGGTGGTGTCGGGTGCGATCATCGAACGCACCAGCACTGCGACTCCCACGCAGAACTAA
- a CDS encoding lipid-binding SYLF domain-containing protein produces MKVLLTILTACGLMLGAKNQQAEAVKRLTASKEVLTDALNAGDKSIPRDLIEKAHCIAIIPSMKQGGFIVGAKYGKGVMFCRKESGGWRGPATVRIEGGSFGLQIGAGEADVIMLVMNKTGAEKILKNEFKLGANAGVMAGPLGRTAQAETDVFMRAEILGYSRSRGVFAGISLDGSTLREDLDDNAKLYGKKLSNEQILLEARPTPAVARPLRNMLNQISTWEKK; encoded by the coding sequence ATGAAAGTACTACTAACCATCCTCACCGCCTGCGGACTCATGCTGGGAGCAAAAAATCAGCAGGCCGAAGCCGTCAAGAGACTCACCGCCTCGAAGGAAGTGCTGACGGATGCGCTGAACGCTGGCGACAAAAGCATTCCAAGGGACCTGATTGAAAAGGCGCACTGCATTGCCATCATTCCGAGCATGAAGCAAGGCGGATTCATCGTCGGGGCCAAGTACGGCAAGGGTGTCATGTTCTGCCGCAAGGAGAGTGGCGGATGGCGCGGTCCGGCGACCGTCCGGATTGAAGGCGGCAGCTTCGGGCTCCAGATCGGCGCCGGAGAAGCGGACGTCATCATGCTCGTGATGAACAAGACCGGAGCGGAAAAGATTCTGAAGAATGAGTTCAAATTGGGAGCCAATGCCGGAGTGATGGCCGGACCGCTTGGCCGGACCGCCCAAGCCGAGACCGATGTCTTTATGCGTGCGGAAATTCTGGGCTACTCCCGTTCGCGCGGGGTGTTTGCCGGAATCTCCCTCGACGGTTCCACTCTTCGGGAAGATCTGGACGATAACGCAAAGCTTTATGGCAAGAAGCTCTCGAACGAACAAATTCTGCTGGAAGCCCGGCCGACTCCTGCAGTGGCCCGGCCGCTGCGCAACATGCTGAACCAAATTTCTACCTGGGAGAAGAAATAA
- a CDS encoding BON domain-containing protein, giving the protein MRILSAVLSTGLIATLFLGAANDPQQTLERHVRHELVMLPYYGVFDNLMFQVNGREVRLLGQVSRPSLKPDAARAVKNVEGVETVVNDIEVLPTSPNDDRIRLAVYRAIYGHNTLNRYALQAVPPIHIIVKNGNVTLVGRVANEMDKNIANIQANGVSGVFSVKNELIVDKG; this is encoded by the coding sequence ATGCGGATTCTTTCTGCAGTCCTGAGCACCGGTCTGATCGCGACGCTCTTTCTCGGAGCGGCGAACGACCCACAGCAGACCCTCGAACGGCATGTCCGTCACGAGTTAGTCATGCTGCCTTATTACGGCGTTTTTGACAACCTGATGTTTCAGGTAAATGGGCGCGAAGTCCGGCTCCTGGGACAGGTATCCCGTCCCAGTTTGAAACCGGACGCCGCCCGGGCGGTGAAGAATGTCGAAGGTGTTGAGACGGTTGTCAATGACATCGAAGTGCTTCCGACCTCGCCCAATGACGACAGAATTCGCCTGGCAGTATATCGAGCGATTTACGGGCACAACACCCTCAATCGTTACGCACTGCAGGCGGTGCCGCCCATCCACATTATTGTCAAGAACGGCAATGTGACCTTGGTCGGAAGAGTGGCCAACGAGATGGACAAGAATATTGCAAATATCCAAGCGAATGGAGTCAGTGGCGTCTTCTCCGTGAAGAACGAACTCATCGTAGACAAGGGGTAA
- a CDS encoding response regulator: MAKILIVEDNAVNRDMLERRLRFRGFEVEAAVDGVEGVEKAASIHPDLILMDMSLPRMNGWDATRQIKGNPETKEIPVIALTAHALVEDRTLALEAGCVGFHSKPIEMDVLLALMNRYLPR; this comes from the coding sequence ATGGCGAAGATTTTGATTGTGGAAGATAACGCAGTAAATCGCGACATGCTCGAGCGACGGCTGCGCTTCCGCGGCTTTGAGGTGGAGGCGGCGGTGGATGGTGTCGAGGGGGTCGAAAAAGCTGCCAGTATCCATCCGGATCTGATTCTGATGGACATGAGCTTGCCACGGATGAATGGCTGGGATGCCACGCGCCAGATCAAGGGGAATCCGGAGACGAAGGAAATTCCAGTGATTGCGCTGACCGCGCATGCCTTGGTAGAAGACCGCACTTTGGCGCTGGAGGCAGGCTGTGTCGGCTTTCATTCGAAACCAATCGAGATGGACGTCCTGCTGGCATTGATGAACCGGTATCTTCCTCGCTAA
- a CDS encoding sigma-54-dependent transcriptional regulator: MKVLLVEDDAHQRERCASLISAQGHEIETAVDGQDGLEKAAIYNPDIIVTDLRMPRVDGFELLKSLRESGNLPPTIVLTAFGSVEMAISVVHDLGGFWFLEKPVDGKSLQLLLDRAASHGRLKNEVVELRRQLSFQGSIGEMVGQSASMQHIFALIRQVAPSNAPVLVTGESGTGKELVARGVHELSRRADKPFIAINCAALPEALVESELFGHEKGSFTGAVDRRIGCMEQANGGTLFLDELGEMPMPTQAKLLRVLEDYTLRRIGGKHDIKVDMRIIAATNRDPRQAIKEQKLREDLFYRLNVFHIELPPLRDRREDIDLIVATLVARLNPKHETRVAGFHADTLNLLRSQRWDGNIRELRNVIERSMIIAGEGLVQPHHIWLPNATAANPVLPVPATEAAKEHPTLDVRVGHTIDEAERTLIEATLDHTRQNKTRSAAMLGISAKTLHAKINQYRAEAATAESSSD, encoded by the coding sequence ATGAAAGTTCTGCTCGTTGAAGATGATGCTCACCAGCGCGAGCGATGCGCCTCGTTGATTTCTGCGCAAGGGCATGAGATTGAGACGGCTGTCGATGGCCAGGATGGCCTGGAGAAGGCGGCGATCTACAATCCGGACATCATCGTCACGGACCTTCGCATGCCGAGGGTTGATGGTTTTGAGCTCTTGAAGAGCTTACGGGAGTCGGGAAATCTTCCTCCGACGATTGTTTTGACGGCCTTTGGCAGCGTCGAGATGGCGATCTCGGTGGTGCATGATCTGGGCGGCTTCTGGTTTCTTGAAAAACCGGTGGATGGAAAAAGCCTGCAACTGCTTCTGGATCGAGCTGCGTCGCATGGGCGTTTAAAGAATGAAGTGGTGGAACTCCGCCGCCAACTGAGTTTCCAGGGTTCTATCGGGGAAATGGTGGGCCAATCCGCGAGCATGCAGCATATCTTTGCGCTCATCCGCCAGGTAGCTCCAAGCAATGCGCCTGTCCTGGTGACGGGCGAAAGCGGAACCGGCAAAGAGTTGGTGGCACGGGGAGTGCATGAATTGTCCCGGCGCGCGGATAAGCCTTTCATCGCGATTAACTGCGCGGCCCTTCCCGAGGCGCTGGTGGAAAGTGAACTTTTCGGACACGAGAAAGGTTCTTTCACCGGAGCTGTTGATCGCCGCATCGGTTGTATGGAGCAAGCAAATGGCGGCACCCTCTTTCTGGATGAATTGGGGGAGATGCCGATGCCCACACAGGCAAAGCTCCTTCGTGTTCTTGAAGACTATACACTCCGCCGGATTGGTGGGAAACATGACATTAAAGTTGATATGCGGATCATCGCGGCAACCAATCGCGACCCACGGCAGGCGATCAAAGAGCAGAAGCTCCGCGAAGACCTGTTTTATCGCTTAAATGTTTTTCATATTGAGTTACCCCCGCTCCGCGATCGCCGCGAGGATATCGACTTGATTGTGGCGACCCTGGTGGCCCGGCTCAATCCGAAACATGAAACTCGAGTGGCCGGCTTCCACGCTGATACGCTGAACCTGTTGCGCTCGCAGCGATGGGATGGAAACATCCGGGAACTACGGAATGTAATTGAACGATCGATGATCATTGCCGGAGAAGGTCTGGTGCAGCCGCACCATATCTGGTTGCCGAACGCGACGGCCGCCAATCCGGTGCTTCCGGTGCCTGCCACAGAGGCGGCGAAAGAACATCCGACGCTGGATGTCCGTGTGGGCCACACGATCGATGAAGCGGAACGCACCTTGATTGAAGCAACGTTGGATCACACGAGGCAGAATAAGACGCGCAGTGCGGCTATGTTGGGAATTAGCGCGAAGACGCTCCATGCCAAAATCAACCAATATCGCGCCGAAGCCGCCACTGCAGAATCCTCCTCAGATTGA
- a CDS encoding SDR family NAD(P)-dependent oxidoreductase, with the protein MQTFQGIDLQGRNAVVIGGTSGIGKTLAIGMAKAGANVVPTGRRESNIAEVCSEIEALGRKTVRKTCDASVRASLDELRDAVVAELGGVDILLNAAGQTFRKPTIDVEEAEWNRIMDVNVTGMLRACQSFYAPLKASGKGRIINIASLSSFVGLTQVTAYCASKAAVLSLTRSLAVEWATDHINVNCIAPGVFPTELNSALLNGTERGREFLMRTPMKRFGKPEELVGACILLASDAASFISGESIAVDGGFLASGVNSI; encoded by the coding sequence ATGCAGACTTTTCAAGGAATCGATTTACAGGGCAGAAATGCTGTCGTGATTGGGGGAACCTCGGGAATTGGCAAGACCCTCGCGATCGGAATGGCCAAGGCGGGCGCGAATGTCGTGCCGACAGGACGAAGAGAATCAAACATTGCAGAGGTCTGTTCCGAAATCGAAGCGCTGGGCAGAAAGACCGTCCGCAAGACCTGCGACGCCAGTGTGCGAGCGAGTCTCGATGAGTTGCGCGACGCCGTCGTGGCTGAACTGGGAGGCGTCGATATCCTCCTGAATGCGGCCGGGCAGACCTTTCGTAAGCCCACCATCGATGTCGAAGAAGCCGAATGGAACCGGATCATGGACGTGAATGTAACGGGCATGCTCCGCGCCTGCCAGAGCTTCTATGCACCGCTCAAGGCAAGCGGCAAAGGGAGAATCATCAACATCGCCAGCCTGAGTTCTTTTGTCGGCCTGACCCAAGTGACGGCCTATTGCGCCTCAAAGGCCGCCGTTCTGAGCCTCACCCGTTCGCTCGCAGTGGAGTGGGCCACAGACCACATCAATGTGAATTGCATCGCGCCTGGCGTCTTTCCGACCGAGCTCAACTCGGCACTGCTCAATGGCACTGAACGCGGCCGCGAGTTTCTGATGCGGACACCCATGAAGCGCTTCGGGAAACCCGAAGAACTGGTCGGCGCCTGCATTTTGCTGGCGAGCGATGCGGCAAGCTTTATCAGTGGAGAGAGCATCGCCGTCGATGGCGGATTCCTCGCCTCGGGCGTAAATTCGATCTAA
- a CDS encoding TraR/DksA family transcriptional regulator — translation MNTKNILLSHLEANRNSLRSRDGLTIENVAEEAELTRNIVERDLEAARMNLCSDIVKEILDALDRVEEGVYGICIDCEEPIAERRLVALPWAKRCLKCQEAADRRSTTGYEHSIAA, via the coding sequence ATGAACACAAAAAATATCTTACTCAGCCATCTGGAAGCGAATCGGAATTCACTGCGCAGCCGTGATGGACTGACAATCGAAAATGTTGCGGAAGAAGCAGAATTGACCCGGAACATTGTCGAACGGGATCTCGAAGCAGCCCGCATGAACCTCTGCTCCGACATTGTGAAAGAAATCCTGGATGCGCTCGACCGGGTGGAAGAAGGTGTCTATGGGATCTGCATCGACTGCGAGGAGCCGATTGCCGAACGGCGATTGGTCGCCCTCCCTTGGGCCAAGCGCTGCCTCAAATGCCAGGAGGCGGCGGATCGGCGCTCCACGACTGGCTATGAACATTCCATTGCCGCCTAA
- a CDS encoding response regulator, whose translation MPSTTVSAGKIPIFAEAQSNRWLWLASVVFLAGLTIVFSNWHEIQSIFPRITANQETFSRLNQLFTLTLDADAAQRDYLLTGSTGYLESYRDALAHFNELHDKFREEYHTLTGSHKIIDDFDATSQKKFDQMAQAISTRDRLGSDAALEFVLASDGRVLMDQMRTQVEQLSKELSVSQEANFRVAQDRGLMAFLGSLIGLVVLFVSFLYAHSNLKRQARLALDASRAKGEFLANMSHELRTPLNAIIGYSGLMKEQAEMTGERQFLPDLDRIESSGKTLLSLINSVLDLSRVEAGRMEVNAEEFSLAELVEELTVLIAPQMEEHNNRFHIEMQWPDLMLNTDRTKLKQSITNLLSNAAKFTTDGDIWLRLRDLAGASRPSIVISVSDSGIGMTPEQVDRVFDEFVQADSSTSRKYGGSGLGLAITRSFVKLLEGNISVESAPGRGSTFSIEVPVRLKPIEKCSNTMTERTGTHPVILVIDDDVHVCDLVRRMLSRDRYDVVSAMDATEGEKLIKQLKPDCIILDIVLPERDGFTLLNDLKADPLTASIPVILMSIQDAQDKGYRLGAVDFLTKPVDRSRLIASLDRHCALDTPRVVLIVEDDELTRVSIERAVVSAGWKAFTAANGIEGLQFLDSNAPPSVILLDLLMEEMDGFTFLEQLRERDPLRKIPVIVVSSKDVTEEDRRRMNGRVVELVQKGDFNLESLSRDVSARLGRYARRRI comes from the coding sequence ATGCCAAGCACTACCGTTTCCGCGGGCAAAATTCCGATTTTTGCAGAGGCGCAGAGCAACCGTTGGTTGTGGTTGGCTAGTGTCGTCTTCCTGGCTGGTTTAACGATTGTTTTCTCCAATTGGCACGAGATCCAGAGCATATTTCCGCGCATCACCGCAAATCAAGAAACCTTCTCCAGACTCAATCAACTGTTCACGCTCACTCTCGACGCCGATGCGGCACAGCGAGACTACCTCCTCACGGGAAGTACCGGATACTTAGAATCCTACCGGGATGCGCTGGCCCACTTTAACGAGTTGCACGACAAGTTCCGGGAGGAGTACCATACTCTGACCGGTTCTCACAAGATCATCGACGATTTCGATGCCACATCGCAGAAGAAGTTCGATCAAATGGCGCAAGCCATCTCCACCCGGGATCGTCTGGGAAGCGATGCGGCGCTGGAGTTTGTGCTGGCCAGCGATGGGCGCGTGTTAATGGACCAGATGCGGACGCAGGTCGAGCAGCTCTCAAAGGAGCTGTCTGTGAGCCAGGAGGCCAATTTCCGGGTGGCGCAGGATCGCGGCCTGATGGCATTTCTGGGTTCTTTGATTGGGCTCGTGGTGCTCTTTGTTTCTTTTCTTTATGCGCACTCCAATCTGAAGCGGCAGGCCCGCCTGGCGCTGGATGCGAGCCGGGCCAAGGGCGAGTTCCTTGCGAACATGAGCCACGAGCTCCGCACGCCGCTCAACGCGATCATCGGTTACAGCGGTCTGATGAAGGAACAGGCGGAGATGACGGGTGAGCGGCAGTTTCTGCCTGATCTCGATCGAATCGAGTCTTCCGGGAAGACGCTGCTTTCTCTGATCAATTCCGTGCTCGATCTTTCGCGGGTGGAGGCCGGCCGGATGGAGGTGAACGCGGAAGAGTTCTCTCTGGCGGAGTTAGTGGAGGAGTTGACTGTGCTGATCGCGCCGCAGATGGAGGAGCACAATAACAGGTTCCACATTGAGATGCAGTGGCCCGACCTCATGCTCAATACCGACCGGACCAAGCTCAAGCAGTCCATCACGAATTTGCTCTCCAATGCGGCAAAGTTTACGACCGACGGCGACATCTGGCTGCGCCTCCGTGATCTGGCCGGTGCCAGCCGCCCTTCGATTGTGATCTCGGTGTCGGACAGTGGGATTGGGATGACGCCGGAACAGGTGGACCGTGTTTTCGATGAGTTTGTCCAGGCCGATTCGAGTACCTCGCGCAAGTACGGTGGCTCGGGCTTAGGGCTCGCCATTACGCGGAGCTTTGTTAAGCTTCTCGAGGGTAATATCAGCGTGGAGAGCGCTCCGGGCCGGGGCTCCACCTTTTCGATCGAAGTGCCGGTGCGTCTCAAACCCATTGAGAAGTGCTCCAACACCATGACGGAGAGAACGGGCACCCATCCGGTGATTTTGGTGATTGACGATGATGTCCATGTCTGCGATCTGGTGCGGCGGATGCTGTCACGAGACCGCTATGACGTGGTCTCCGCCATGGACGCAACCGAGGGCGAGAAGCTGATCAAGCAACTCAAGCCCGATTGCATCATCCTCGATATCGTGCTTCCCGAGCGGGATGGGTTTACGCTTCTCAACGACCTGAAAGCAGATCCTTTGACTGCAAGTATCCCAGTGATCCTCATGTCGATTCAGGACGCGCAGGATAAGGGCTACCGCTTGGGCGCCGTCGACTTCCTGACGAAGCCTGTGGATCGTAGCCGCTTGATTGCGTCTCTGGACCGGCACTGCGCACTGGATACCCCACGCGTGGTCTTGATTGTGGAGGATGATGAACTCACCCGCGTCTCGATCGAACGCGCGGTGGTTTCGGCCGGTTGGAAGGCGTTTACGGCAGCCAATGGAATTGAAGGGCTTCAGTTTCTCGACTCGAATGCTCCTCCCAGCGTCATTCTTCTCGATCTTCTGATGGAGGAAATGGATGGTTTCACCTTTCTTGAACAACTGCGGGAGCGGGATCCCTTACGGAAGATCCCGGTGATTGTTGTGTCCTCGAAGGATGTTACGGAAGAGGATCGCCGCCGCATGAATGGGCGGGTGGTGGAATTGGTACAAAAAGGGGACTTCAATCTGGAGTCCCTGTCGCGGGATGTCTCGGCGCGTCTGGGCCGATACGCCCGGAGAAGGATTTAG